tctatctctaatatatctatttctatatctatatagatacagatatatctatatatatatctctatagagagatatatatatatatatatatatatatatatatatatatatatagatatatatatagatacagatacatctatatatatagatatagatatagatatagatatctatctatatctatatctatatctatatctatatatatctatatctatatctatatatatagatatagacatagatatatatagatatatatagatacagatatatctatatatatatagatatagatatagatatctatctatatctatatctatatctatatatatctatatctatatctatatctatatatatatatatagatatagacatagatatatatagatatatctatatctatatatatctctatatagatatatctatatctatatctatagatagatatagatatagacatagatatatatagatatatctatatctatatatatctctatatagatatatctatatctatatctatatagatagatatagatatatctatatatatctctatatatatagatatatctatatatatagagatatatatagatatagatatatctatatagagatatatatagatatagatatatctatatatatctatgtctatatctatatatatatagatatagatatatctatatatatctctatatatatagatatatctatatatatatggatatataaatatctataaatatatataaatatatatatatatatatatcatatatatatgatatatcatatatatatgatatatatatattatatatcatatatatatatatatgatatatatatatatatatatatatatatatgatatatatatatatatatatatatatatatatatatatatatatatatatatgccttttacactttgtaaatCAATAATTTATCTTATTTGGTAAACATATTTCTAATGTTATTCACTGTGGAGAACAATGctccaaaaataaattgtgaatcTTAAAAAATGACTGACTGTATGCAATGTTTCCACATTAgatcaacacaaacattttagttGTCACCTGGGGGCACAGTATGGCACAAATTGAAGCATCTTAGAATTTTTTAAGAGGTTTCAGGAGTGGGTGTAACTTTATTTGGAAGAGGCTGTAGCAATTTACACAGTTTTGAAAAGCAAACATAAAGCTCCCACATTTGCTGTCAttaaaattaaagaaatgtatagaAAACTCATTCCTAATGCCGGTTATGGGACCGAAAGCCTGAGAACAACAGGAAAGATGAAAACAGATGTATTcaccaaaataacaacaatatacacacattatagtTCTGCCTATGGTACAAAGACATTttccaaagctgagggaaaatGTATGCAGTCATCAGCATCAAAGAAAAGGGAGAGATCAAAAAGGATTGAAGTACAGAAATCCCGGCACTGGCTGACAGTAGAGCATCATTAGTGAATTTAAGGAGAAAAGCAGTCTTTCTCAGCACTGCGGAGTTCACTAAGACCAGACTGAATTCAAAAATGCTTTTGTaatttcttaaaaataaaacaattagctaaaaatACTGAACCAGTGGATCACAACATGATTTTCACTTAAGGTCTTAATGTCCTCTCTATGTTTTCTCATTAACTGTCAGTCAATCTTGTTAGAAGTTAAGTGTAAGATCCAGTGTCCACACATTTTCACTGTGTTTGAGGGATTTATAATAACTTAAGTTAGTGAGATTAACATGGATCCTGGAGTTATAAGATTTATTTAAGATctcaaatgtgtattaaacaAAAGTGGATATTTGATGAATGCAGACTTTATTTATCaacctttaaaacaataataaggTAAGAAGCCAAGAAGGTTTTCACATACTATAAATGagctttggtgtattggtgtcTAACACAACCACATTAACAacaattaaagttaaatataaaagaaggtattgcaaaaatcaagaaacctacatatagaatagaagaaaattacaataaatgtgcTTGCTTGATTTTATGGAATTTCCATGGGATGTTATTTGAATTGTCTTGCACTGTGTCTGTGCTATAATTGAGTTGTGGTGTGTCGCTTGATTTAATATGTTGTTCGAGGTGGTGTGTAGATTCTGTCGTTTGTGTTTCGTCCACCTGAGGGCAGCAACACTCCTGACGTGCTGCTTATCCACTGTAACTAACatatacagaagaagaagttccCGATGCAACAGCTAGGCATCAACATGCCTGCTGCTGTGATTATGGAGGAAAATTATGATAAATTATTAGAGCAGTGTGAAGCTCAAGAGCTCGAGGTAAGCAATTCATCGCGAAATTGATTTTTTCCTGTGCCAACAGGCTTGATTGAAGGCTTGGTAGTAGTGTTCTTGACAGCTATCTCTTGACCAGTTTTAGCTAACAATATGGCTAACAAGCTAGCCAGTTTTCACTACTCTAACGCTGATTTTACTTTCATACACTATTACATTTACTTATGCTACGAGTTAGCTTTTAAGTGAACCAGTGCcatgctaacaatgctaacataaaCAGTAGATTTAGCGTTACTCTCTGCTTTAACTTCTACTATTAgctggctagttagctagctttAGATAGTCAGACATCTCTTCGTTGTGCTGGTAAACATAGCTAAGTTACAGctaatactgcagtactttttattatttaggttctcataaagtaaatgtattgCTTGGTTCATTGTGTGGCGTCAGGTAACCTTGTGACCGACCGATTACTGTAATACATTGTAAGGTAGGGAACCAAAGCTATAACATTAAGAGAAGCTAAGGAAATAATAACACAGTTTAACTCACTGGACGGTAAATGTTGTCTGTCGGAGGTACAGTCTGTAGCCAATGTCTGTTAGCGAATACTCTTTATAACATGAATTGTTAAGGGAAATAATTGCTTGGTTTTCTGCTAATATTTAACTTCTATGTTTAATATCactgtgcaatattcactttttacaactttttctgtcaagtgcaatattctcttttataacttttgcaattacaccGTCATGTGCGACTGTActcatattattgtatttttattctatttaattgtgtactctctttgctgtaacaatgtaaatttccccgtcgtgggacaattaaagggattctgattctgacacctgcatttatttttcacaggCTCCAGGGGGCATTGCAACACCTCAAGTGTACGCTCAGCTGCTGTCACtgtatttacttcataatgacaTGTAAGTGAGTCAGTGTATGTCTTCAGTAGCTGCCGGGGttccccccctctttctcttcactgTTTTTTGTTAAGGGTTAATAGATTAATTTGCTTCCATTTTTTTGCTTGATGTTTTGTCTATTCGTTGTACTCCTGCTGtccttttcaaagtaaaaaaaacccaaagcaTACTTAATTTCAAGGGGTGCCCTTGTTCCTATACATCTTGCATTGTCTAACTTGTTGATATGGTTCCCACAGGAATAATGGCAGGTATCTCTGGAAACGGATTCCACAAGCAATAAAATCGGTAAGCATGATAAAATATATGGAGACATTGCTAAGGAATTACTATCGAAAGCCATTtcattatgatatatatatatatatatatatatttatatatttatatatatttatttatttatatatttatatatatatttatatttatatatatatttatatttatatatatattatattatatataatatatatatatatatatatatatatatatatatatatatatatatatatatgaatatatatatatatgaatatatatatatatatatatatatatatatatatatatatatttatatatatatttatatatgaatatatttgtgtccATGTATGGTTATGTATATACTGTGATTCAATATCCCAAGTATTTTGGTGTGCCTGCTCTTTACAGTAGCATAACAACCACTGCCTTGTCAAGTGTAGCTcactacacatttttaaaatgcctTTCTGCTTGTTGATTACAGGCAAACCCTGAATTGACATCTATTTGGGCTGTTGGCCAACGCATTTGGCAGCGAGACTTTCCAGGGATCTACACAACCATCGCTGCTTTCCAATGGTCAGAGAATATTCTTCCAGTCATGGAGGCCCTTCGAGGTAACAACAAAAATGAAGTCTTATCTGACCTTTAGCTTTTAAGATTATTCAAACACTTGATAACatgatatttacacatttagctCTGGGGAAACTAGCAGAATTCCCTATGGGGAAATTGAAGTGAATATAATGTATTTACTTCCTCTGCATGATTTTATCATTCAAATCAGCAGGGGGACCACATGAAAAGCTATGCTGCAACCAAGGGAAAATTACTGAATTTGACTGTTCATAACTCCTTTTTAATTTCCAGCTAAAAGGCTTATTGTTATCATGAAGTCTAGTTCAAAGGGTTTAATGTGGTTGCAGTTGTTTGGGCAGTTGTATCATGTGATGGTTACCTTGTGCAAGAGTTATAAGAATAGCTTCTCCCTCTTGTTTACGGTACTTCGTGTTGATCTGCCATGGATGCTGACATACAATAGGTCATGAGACACTTAGGGAAACATTGATTAGAATATCCTGATTAATGTAAGAAGTTAAGAGTGTTTGAATCttaatgcaaacattttacTCTTTTAGAAAGATTTTCATAAAGTAGTTTTAAACAAAGCAGCTAATCTTCCTATAAATAAATTACCTTTATAATAAAGTTCTTATTAGCAAGTAGATTGGTATTTACTCTATACACTTTCTAATGACTGATTGTGCAAAGATAACATTTTACAGTACCAATAACCACTGTACCACAAGCAACTCGCAAGTCCCAACAGTTTATTTGTCATAAACGTGCCATAAATATTAGGCTTAATGGAGATGTCATCATCATCTAAACAGTCAATTCACTATTGATTAATACAATTGGTTGATTTAAATTTAGACATTAATGTCAAAAGTATATGACAAAGTTATTTCATTTCTTGTAGCAAACTAAACAGTTTATATAAATGGCAAACTAGGTTAATTAACAACAAATTAAAGGAGATAAAACGTTCAAAACAACACAGGAGTCACAGGATGTTGACATTGACTTGTTTACCAATTGGATTGAGCTCCCACTCTCAGCTGAGCCGGTCACATGGACCCTGGTTGTCTCTGCTCAGTCCACCACTTCCGTCACTGATGGAGAGGGGACATAGTGCCCTCTGGGACAAGTGACACATGCAGCACTGAGTAGGAGGGGGCCATTTCTGTGAAAAGATCCCAAGGCAGCAAGCAGGCAGGAATGTGTGGACTGGTTGGTGGAAAGGATCAGATGTCACCAGCTGTGAGGGGCTGGTATAAAGGACAAAGCTGCCAGCTCTCAGTCAGAATAGATACCAGCATTTGACAAGTAACTGCACACACTGAGGATAAGTTTGCGGAGTGTGACTGATTTTTTTTGGTTACTTTTTTAATCTAACGGAGAGGGAGGTTTGTAGTAACTGTAGGCAGAGACTCTTCCATTATGGACGTTCAGAGGACAGGATCTATGGTTCGGCCCCCGAGCCCCATGGATAGCCTAGAGAAGCAGCTGAGCTGCCCCATCTGCCTGGACATGTTCACCAAACCCGTGGTCATCCTGCCCTGCCAGCACAACTTGTGTCGTAGTTGTGCCAGTGACCTCTACGACTCGCGCAACCCATACCGCTTCTCTGGTGGCGTCTTTCGCTGTCCTACCTGCCGTTTCGAGGTTGTACTTGACCGCCATGGTGTGCATGGGCTCCAGCGTAACCTATTGGTAGAAAATATTATCGACCTCTATAAGCAGCAGCAAGAAGGCAGTGGAAGCACAGAAACCACCCTGAAGCCTAAAGAATCCAAAGAGCCGATGTGCCAAGAACACGAGGATGAGAAAATCAACATCTATTGCACTACCTGCCAGGTACCCACCTGCTCCATGTGCAAAGTGTTTGGCCAGCATAAGGACTGTGAGGTGGCACCTTTAGCAAGTGTTTACCAGACCCAGAAGGGTGAACTGAGTAATGCTATCGATACTCTGGTGGCTAGCAATGGCCGCCTGCAGGCCCTGCTCAACCAGATGGAAGATGCCTGCCGTGCTGTGCAGGACAATGCTCAGC
This portion of the Cottoperca gobio chromosome 21, fCotGob3.1, whole genome shotgun sequence genome encodes:
- the LOC115026284 gene encoding COP9 signalosome complex subunit 8 — encoded protein: MQQLGINMPAAVIMEENYDKLLEQCEAQELEAPGGIATPQVYAQLLSLYLLHNDMNNGRYLWKRIPQAIKSANPELTSIWAVGQRIWQRDFPGIYTTIAAFQWSENILPVMEALRESTRQRAYSLVAQAYTSIAADDFAAFVGYSVEEAVKGVVSQGWQADPATRMVMPKKPDPPPVSLVPNEQQLARLTDYVAFLEN
- the LOC115026282 gene encoding E3 ubiquitin-protein ligase TRIM63-like, which translates into the protein MDVQRTGSMVRPPSPMDSLEKQLSCPICLDMFTKPVVILPCQHNLCRSCASDLYDSRNPYRFSGGVFRCPTCRFEVVLDRHGVHGLQRNLLVENIIDLYKQQQEGSGSTETTLKPKESKEPMCQEHEDEKINIYCTTCQVPTCSMCKVFGQHKDCEVAPLASVYQTQKGELSNAIDTLVASNGRLQALLNQMEDACRAVQDNAQRAKQGLAERFDLLYAVLEERKTVLLDQIGKEQDEKVAALRALAQRYGERLQTSSVLTDTAVRALEQGGAAEFLLASKGLITQTKDAAKCSLGEDRPEPGFEKMDHFTLSTEHVQTVLAKMDFGVVDDDEFEDAEEEEEEE